The DNA sequence GCTACGTTGAGCCGGAATATGTCCAGGCGATGCTGGATCGTGAAAAGCTGACCTCCACCTATCTGGGTGAGTCCATCGCGGTTCCGCACGGCACCATCGAAGCTAAAGATCGCGTCCTGAAAACCGGCATCGTCTTCTGCCAGTATCCGGAAGGCGTACGCTTCGGTGAAGAAGCGGATGACGTTGCTCGTCTGGTTATCGGTATCGCCGCGCGTAATAACGAGCATATTCAGGTAATTACCAGCCTGACCAACGCGCTGGACGATGAATCGGTGATTGAGCGTCTGGCGAAAACCACCAGCGTTGAAGAAGTGCTGACGCTGCTGAAAGCGTAACCTGTTGCCCGGCTGTACGCCGGGCAACGCCTCCTCTCTCCCCATGCGTGGGGAGAGGGTTAGGGTGAGGGAAAAGCCTCACCCCAGCCCTCTCAGGTAAAAACATTAATTGAAGGTTAATACTATGAAAGCATTACATTTTGGCGCAGGTAATATCGGTCGTGGCTTTATCGGCAAACTGCTGGCAGACGCGGGGATACAGCTGACGTTTGCGGATGTAAATCAGGTCGTACTTGATGCCCTGAATGCCCGTCATAGCTATCAGGTTCACGTAGTAGGCGAAAATGAGCAGGTCGATACCGTTTCCGGCGTCGATGCCGTCAGCAGCATTGGTGACGACGTTATTGACCTGATCTCTCGCGTTGACCTGGTGACCACCGCCGTCGGCCCGGTCGTGCTGGAGCGTATCGCCCCGGCAATTGCCAAAGGCCTGGCCAAACGTAAGGCGCAGGGCGTTACGGCCCCGCTAAATATTATCGCCTGCGAGAACATGGTCCGCGGTACGACTCAGCTGAAAGGCCACGTTTTCAATGCACTGGCGGAAGAAGATAAAGCCTGGGTTGAAACCAACGTCGGCTTCGTTGATTCCGCCGTTGACCGCATTGTTCCACCGTCTGCTTCCGCCACTCACGATCCGCTGGAAGTCACCGTAGAAACCTTCAGCGAGTGGATTGTCGACAAGACCCAGTTCAAGGGCGAGCTGCCAAACATCCCGGGTATGGAATTAACCGATAACCTGATGGCATTTGTCGAACGTAAGCTATTCACCTTAAACACTGGACATGCTATAACCGCCTACCTCGGAAAACTGGCGGGTCACCAGACGATTCGTGACGCGATTCTCGATGAGAAAATTCGCGCGGTGGTCAAAGGTGCTATGGAAGAAAGCGGCGCGGTACTGATTAAACGCTATGCCTTTGATGCGCAAAAGCACGCCGCTTACATCCAGAAAATTATTGGTCGTTTTGAAAACCCGTACCTGAAAGATGACGTTGAACGCGTTGGCCGCCAGCCGCTGCGCAAACTGAGCGCGGGCGATCGCTTAATTAAGCCGCTGCTGGGTACGCTGGAATATGGCCTGCCGCATCTGAACCTGGTGAAAGGTATCGCCGCTGCCATGCACTTCCGCAGCGAAGAAGACCCGCAGG is a window from the Klebsiella oxytoca genome containing:
- the mtlD gene encoding mannitol-1-phosphate 5-dehydrogenase, translating into MKALHFGAGNIGRGFIGKLLADAGIQLTFADVNQVVLDALNARHSYQVHVVGENEQVDTVSGVDAVSSIGDDVIDLISRVDLVTTAVGPVVLERIAPAIAKGLAKRKAQGVTAPLNIIACENMVRGTTQLKGHVFNALAEEDKAWVETNVGFVDSAVDRIVPPSASATHDPLEVTVETFSEWIVDKTQFKGELPNIPGMELTDNLMAFVERKLFTLNTGHAITAYLGKLAGHQTIRDAILDEKIRAVVKGAMEESGAVLIKRYAFDAQKHAAYIQKIIGRFENPYLKDDVERVGRQPLRKLSAGDRLIKPLLGTLEYGLPHLNLVKGIAAAMHFRSEEDPQAQELVALIAEKGPQAALAQISGLDAASAVVAEAVNDYNAVK